A single region of the Carassius gibelio isolate Cgi1373 ecotype wild population from Czech Republic chromosome A14, carGib1.2-hapl.c, whole genome shotgun sequence genome encodes:
- the LOC128027489 gene encoding neuronal acetylcholine receptor subunit non-alpha-2-like — MTLAVIVFFTLFTSIIATMPAVREFVSLAEREDALLRDLFQGYQRWVRPVQHANHSVKVRFGLKISQLVDVDEKNQLMTTNVWLWQEWLDFKLRWNPANYGGITSIRVPSESIWLPDIVLYENADGRFEGSLMTKAIVRYNGMITWTPPASYKSACTMDVTFFPFDRQNCSMKFGSWTYDGNMVELVLINQQVDRRDFFDNGEWEILSATGVRGSRRDGHLSYPYITYSFILKRLPLFYTLFLIIPCLGLSFLTVLVFYLPSDEGEKVSLSTSVLVSLTVFLLVIEEIIPSSSKVIPLIGEYLLFIMIFVTLSIIVTVFVINVHHRSSATYHPMSPWVRSLFLQRLPHLLCMRGNTDRYHYPDMEPHSPDLKPRKKKGPPGPEGEGQALINLLEQATNSVRYISRHIKKEHFIREVVQDWKFVAQVLDRIFLWAFLTVSVLGTILIFTPALMMFLRTPPPPSP; from the exons ATGACGTTGGCAGTCATCGTTTTTTTTACTCTGTTTACCAGCATCATCGCCACCATGCCTG CAGTTAGAGAGTTTGTATCTCTGGCAGAAAGAGAAGATGCGCTGCTCAGGGATTTGTTTCAGGGGTACCAGCGCTGGGTCAGGCCTGTTCAGCATGCAAACCACTCTGTGAAGGTCCGCTTTGGCTTGAAGATATCTCAGCTAGTGGATGTG GATGAGAAAAACCAACTCATGACCACTAATGTATGGCTGTGGCAG GAATGGCTGGATTTTAAACTGCGCTGGAACCCTGCGAATTATGGCGGTATCACCTCCATCAGAGTCCCTTCAGAGAGCATCTGGCTCCCAGACATTGTTTTATATGAGAA TGCAGATGGACGTTTTGAAGGCTCCCTTATGACCAAAGCCATTGTGCGGTACAATGGCATGATCACTTGGACACCTCCTGCCAGCTACAAGTCCGCCTGCACCATGGATGTGACCTTCTTTCCTTTTGATCGGCAGAACTGCTCTATGAAATTTGGCTCTTGGACATATGATGGAAACATGGTTGAGCTAGTGCTCATCAACCAGCAGGTGGACCGACGGGACTTCTTTGATAATGGAGAGTGGGAGATTCTTAGCGCCACTGGGGTCAGAGGCAGTCGACGAGATGGCCACCTCTCCTACCCCTACATTACATACTCATTCATCCTAAAACGCCTTCCTCTCTTCTATACACTCTTTCTCATTATTCCCTGCCTGGGCTTGTCCTTCCTAACAGTGCTGGTCTTCTACCTTCCCTCTGATGAAGGAGAAAAAGTTTCTCTCTCCACCTCCGTCCTGGTGTCCCTCACTGTCTTCCTTCTCGTCATTGAGGAGATCATCCCTTCTTCCTCCAAGGTTATCCCACTGATTGGAGAGTACTTGCTTTTTATCATGATCTTTGTCACTCTTTCCATCATCGTGACAGTTTTTGTGATCAACGTACACCACCGCTCTTCAGCTACTTACCATCCTATGTCTCCATGGGTGCGTTCTCTGTTTCTCCAGCGGCTGCCTCATTTGCTCTGCATGAGGGGAAACACAGACCGCTATCATTACCCAGATATGGAGCCTCACAGCCCTGACCTCAAGCCCAGGAAAAAGAAAGGGCCACCTGGCCCTGAAGGAGAAGGTCAAGCTCTGATTAATCTGCTGGAGCAGGCCACCAACTCAGTTCGCTACATCTCACGTCACATTAAGAAGGAACATTTTATTAGAGAG GTAGTACAAGACTGGAAGTTTGTGGCTCAGGTGTTGGACAGGATTTTTCTCTGGGCGTTCCTCACCGTCTCTGTGCTCGGCACCATCCTCATCTTTACACCTGCCCTCATGATGTTCCTGCGCACACCTCCACCTCCCTCTCCATGA